A window of Salvia splendens isolate huo1 chromosome 8, SspV2, whole genome shotgun sequence genomic DNA:
TACGAGTATTTATTACCATTAAACAAAAGCAAATAAGAGTATGTTATGATTGGTGATCAAAAAACAGGAGTAATGATTGGTCCAAACTAATCAAATGGTATGCTAAATTATAACCtaagaacaaaaataaaatcctTAACCCTATAAATATGATTTTAAAGTTATACATACATggttgcgttagtgtgctaactaatttacagtaataactttcaattttgtgtattaaaattatcaacacaaagatataattatatcaatacaacatgtaaatataaatatcaacacaaagacataagtttatcaacacaagaagattgataaatttatgtgtttgtgttgatatttttaacatacaaaactgatatttagttattagttattactataaaaagttagtatttaaTCACACACACTTATAcattcatatttaaaaaaattcttcatttattttGACACCAACATTACATATcataatttatactactattcaTTCACAAATTACTCATCTCTCATTATTCATCTCGCTCTAAAATATGCAACAAATTAAGTTAGAATTTCCAAGATTAAAATCCTGTTTGATGTAATGTAGGTTTCATATGGGGAGACAACCACTAGTAATAGTGGCATCTGCAGAGCTTTGCAGGGAAGTTGGTATAACCAAATTCAAAAGCTTCTCCCACAGAAGCATTCCGTCTCCTTTAGCTGCATCGCCTGTTCATCTCAAAGGCTTATTCATGACTAGGTACACGTACACTACCTCTATTCGATTATTTGGttaataagtacttaatagTAATACTCACTCTACTCTCTGTTTCGACACATTTCCTAAAACAACCTCAGGGAACCAAGATGGTCGATGATGCGAAACACAGTGCTATCGTTCTTCCAGCCGTCGCGCCTCGCTGCCATGATCCCCACAATGCAGGATACCATCCAAACAGCCACTCTAAACCTCGACCCCAAATCATTCACTTTTTCCGAATTAACCCTCAAAATCACCACCGATGTAATCGGCAAAACCTCCTTCGGAATGGATTTCGGCCTCTCCAAACCAAAATCaaccaacaacaacaacaaccacAACAACGACGAGGCAGAAGAATTCATAAAGGAGCACATCTACGCCACAACGCAGCTGAAGATGGACCTAACCGGCTCCGTCTCCAACATACTAGGCCTCCTCCTCCCCTTCCTCCAAAACCCGTGCCGCCAGATCCTCAAGAGAATCCCGGGCACCATGGACCGCAAGCTGGAGCGGACAAACCAGAGCCTCACTACCCGGCTGGACCAGATCgtggacaagagaaaaaaagagaaaaacagAGGCGGCAGAGACATCATCTCGCTCTTGCTCAACGCGGCCGAGTCAGAGAAGGCCGTGAGGAATGTGCTCACGCCCGACTACATTAGCGCCCTCACGTACGAGCAGTTGCTGGCTGGCTCCACAACTAGCTCGTTTACCATATCTGCGGTGGTTCATCTTGTTGCAGCCCATCCGCGCGTTGAGAAGAAGCTGGTTGATGAAATAGATGCATTCGGCCCCCGTGATCGCCTGCCAACTGCCGATCATCTGCAAAATCAATTCCCGTTTCTTGACCAGGCAATTCATAATctctatactactactacttaacTAGTTAgctaattttatgattttgtgtATCAAGATTGATTCTCACTGAGTGCAGGTGATTAAGGAAGCTATGAGAGTGTACTTCGTCTCTCCTTTAGTTGCAAGAGAAGCACTAGAGGATGTTAAAGTTGGAGGCTATCATATTCCAAAGGTACATTACatcttacta
This region includes:
- the LOC121743773 gene encoding cytochrome P450 711A1-like, which translates into the protein MEVVGAILGHLSDIFVKAPLLSSTIFTILGVLGGFLWYFYEPYWSVRKIPGPPTMPLVGHIPLMAKHGPDVFSVLANRYGPIFRFHMGRQPLVIVASAELCREVGITKFKSFSHRSIPSPLAASPVHLKGLFMTREPRWSMMRNTVLSFFQPSRLAAMIPTMQDTIQTATLNLDPKSFTFSELTLKITTDVIGKTSFGMDFGLSKPKSTNNNNNHNNDEAEEFIKEHIYATTQLKMDLTGSVSNILGLLLPFLQNPCRQILKRIPGTMDRKLERTNQSLTTRLDQIVDKRKKEKNRGGRDIISLLLNAAESEKAVRNVLTPDYISALTYEQLLAGSTTSSFTISAVVHLVAAHPRVEKKLVDEIDAFGPRDRLPTADHLQNQFPFLDQVIKEAMRVYFVSPLVAREALEDVKVGGYHIPKGTWVWMGIEIPAKDPINFPDPEEFRPERFDPNGEEEKKRHPYSFVPFGIGPRACIGQKFALQEIKLAIIHLYRHYVFRHSPQMESPLEFQFGIIVNYKNGVKVLATKRP